One window of the Triticum dicoccoides isolate Atlit2015 ecotype Zavitan chromosome 3B, WEW_v2.0, whole genome shotgun sequence genome contains the following:
- the LOC119279173 gene encoding uncharacterized protein LOC119279173 yields MDPWVSVGLAKQSAPQKRERGRGADETRGKGKNHQTNPPRPPLPHPKFPTHAIPPPPPPPPRSAAANHHIPGFHRSPSSPAVGQPPYPVSRILSIAAGGGCGSSSGAKSTIHGDGLPVLLPVRRCPRRAHFFLMVDGVPLNGRLLLTRRIRLLLHDGCLSFPPSRPLHMRVDMMSCIRLLEHIHHNNLLAMEDRR; encoded by the exons ATGGATCCGTGGGTAAGCGTGGGATTGGCCAAGCAAAGCGCAccgcaaaagagagagagggggagaggagcaGACGAGACGAGAGGAAAGGGAAAAAACCACCAAACAAATCCCCCGCGGCCGCCGCTTCCCCATCCCAAGTTCCCAACCCACGCcattccacctccacctccacctccacctcgaaGCGCCGCCGCCAACCACCACATCCCCGGTTTCCACCGGAGTCCCTCCTCTCCAGCTGTTGGTCAACCACCCTACCCCGTCTCGCGGATCCTCTCCATCGCCGCTGGTGGTGGTTGCGGATCGAGCTCCGGGGCCAAATCCACCATCCACGGCGACGGCCTCCCCGTTCTACTTCCCGTCCGGCGCTGTCCCCGACGAGCCCACTTTTTCCTAATGGTGGACGGCGTGCCTCTCAATGGACGCCTGCTGCTCACGCGGAGGATTCGTCTCCTCCTCCACGACGGCTGCTTATCCTTCCCTCCATCGCGGCCGCTGCACATG AGAGTAGACATGATGTCCTGCATTCGCTTGCTAGAGCACATCCATCACAATAATTTATTAGCT ATGGAAGATCgcagatga
- the LOC119280627 gene encoding expansin-A24-like: MAPARFVAGMLLAAIGCVLSVVADNPTTPSPQPFVWQKAHATFYSGADASDTMGGACGYGNLFSEGYGTRTVALSTVLFNDGAACGQCYKLACDRKRADPLFCKPGVTVTVTATNFSPPNDVLPNDNGGWCNPPRPHFDMAQPVWEKIGVYKGGIIPVMYQRVPCVKQVGVRFIINRHEYFNLVLVSNVAAAGSIESMDVKTSDSDEWIPMARNWGANWHSLANLTGKMLSFRLTNSDGHTLVFNDVVPKGWNFGQSFASKLQF, from the exons ATGGCTCCAGCTCGATTTGTTGCAGGAATGCTGCTGGCGGCGATCGGCTGTGTGCTCTCTGTGGTCGCGGACAACCCGACCACGCCATCCCCGCAACCCTTCGTCTGGCAGAAGGCGCATGCGACGTTCTACAGCGGCGCTGACGCCTCTGACACAATGG GTGGCGCGTGCGGGTATGGTAACCTCTTCTCTGAAGGGTACGGGACACGCACGGTGGCTCTGAGCACCGTGTTGTTCAATGACGGCGCCGCGTGTGGGCAGTGCTACAAGCTCGCATGCGACCGAAAGCGCGCGGATCCGTTGTTTTGCAAGCCTGGTGTGACGGTCACCGTCACGGCCACGAACTTCAGCCCGCCCAACGACGTCCTCCCCAATGACAACGGCGGCTGGTGCAACCCACCGCGGCCGCATTTCGACATGGCCCAGCCGGTCTGGGAGAAGATCGGTGTTTATAAAGGTGGCATCATCCCCGTCATGTACCAAAG AGTTCCGTGCGTGAAGCAGGTTGGCGTGAGGTTCATAATCAATCGTCACGAGTATTTCAATCTTGTGCTTGTGAGCAATGTTGCTGCAGCTGGCTCGATCGAGTCCATGGATGTCAAGACCTCTGATTCCGACGAGTGGATACCTATGGCACGCAATTGGGGTGCTAACTGGCACTCGCTTGCGAACCTCACTGGCAAGATGCTCTCCTTCAGACTAACCAATAGTGATGGACACACACTTGTGTTCAATGATGTTGTGCCAAAGGGATGGAACTTTGGGCAATCATTTGCTAGCAAATTACAATTCTAG